The window GAATAGCAAAGTATGCACGTTTACCCGATGTACACGGTATTCCGAGCCAGggaaatttatatttcattcGGTTCTGTTCGCCCGAAGACGACGACGGTGGCCATTGGGATTCATATTTCGCATGCGGCCGTTTCCAGGTCACTTCCCTATCGGTTGCCAGACCGAGGTCAGGTGGATGTTCGGACATTTGGACAACGACAACGACGGCCGGCTCTCTCTTTCCGAGCTGTACGGACTCGAGCACGATCAGAACGAACCGTGTCTGAAACCGTTCCTGGACGGTTGCGACACCAACGGGTGAGCGAGTTGTCTGCCCTTTAGAATCCACTTGTCACATCGCGAACCAATTTTCCTTCCTCCCCGCTCTCTCTCGCGTGCCTTTCGACCAAGTAGTCAGAAACTTTCGTTTCAAGTCTATTGCTTTTTGCGTACAAGAGCGAAAATAATAAATGTCTGTTGGGTTGAGAGAATAAAGAATTGCGTAGAAATACAGAAACTTATCGTAATTATAATTTCTTAAGGACCGTTTTCGTTAGATAAAATAGAatgcgtaaaatattgattcgtaTCTAGTTACCGAGACACGTAATCGTATTCTAGATGGAGGTCTCGAAAGCATGTGGAGAACAAGTAAATATATGTAGTTTCATAGAATCTCGAAACTTTACGAGAACGAAAAAGCTGCACATTACGGAATTGGAGCAAATAACGTATCACTCGAAAATGATTTTACTAATTTTTTAGTACGAAGCTTTCTCTTCAACAATCACTGGTTCTCGTGTTTTCAGAGACATATTTGTGAGCGGTCCTGAATGGTGTGGATGCTTTTCAAAGGCTGAACGTCCCTGTGCTGCCGTACGTAAACGATCGTCCCCAGACGTTGCACCTGTTTGCGACTCCCGAGGATATTATCGAAGTACTCAGTGCCATCGTAATCTTGGACTTTGTTGGTGCGTCGATCCGCATGGCGTGGAGTTTGCTGGTACCAGAACACGCGGCAGCAAGCCAGATTGCGGTAAATGTAATTCCCTAATTTTCAATTTATCCCCGATATCGATAGAAATTACACCAGCAACTTATCGATATTCTGGACTTTATTCTCATTGGCGTCGTTCGTTTAATCTTGCAACCGTTTTGGTATCGTTTCGCCAGTATCCATCAACGAAACGTTAATGTTTCAGACACAATCGTAAACAAGATCAGTAACGAAGGTCTGAAGACGAATAGCGTGGACCTGGACGACGACGAAGACGGCGGTACAGACTCTGCACAGGACCTCGAAGGCTCTGCCGACCAGCCCTTAGATTTTTAGGTTTCTTAGGATCAGTTTGTTAGACAGCAACAACAGTGGCGGTGGCAGTAACCGGAAGCAGCACTTGAACGTGATATCGAACAGCCGGACAACCAAGTTTACTTGGTCCGAACGAACATAAGAAAGCTTGTCCGGTCATCCGTTTGTTTCGGGTGTCGTCGTTGTGATTCGAGGTGTCTTTGGTGAATCAGGCCGGCTAAGACTGCGAACCGCGCGTAACAGCCTAATATCAGTTCGAAGAGCAACGAAAAAGCATGTCGTGCTAGCAACGGATACCCTGGCATCGAAATTGCACGTGGAGCAACTTTTATCGCGTTCTCTTTGTCGCGATGAGAAATCAGAACCGTTCGACGACCGGTTATAACCTTAACCCGGGAATAATTACCTCTCAAGAGCTAATTTGGCATACTATTCGTTCGCGTTATTCGTACCTTTCAAACAGACGAACAATTAATAATAAACGTTTCTGTTTGATCGTCAGTGTCTGAAAAAGAGAAATGTCCGAATCATCGATCTATATCGAAAATGGAAACTGTGCCAAACGGGTTAAAAATCCATCGAATCGGAGAATCTTCCAGCCAGGAAACAAGATAAGTCAACACAGTGCAATAACCAAGGGGCTACTTCGTGCAATAGCGATCCCGTGCAATGTTTTTCGTCTTAATCTAAGCGCGAAGACCTTGAAGAGATGTATGCGTTCGATGTAAATCACAGAGGTAGGATACCAGTGAACCTTGACCCTCTACAGGAACGTTTATTTACCCTATGTGCCCTTCGAGGTACCTCCATGCACAACTCGTTCTATAAATAATACAATTATACACTATTTATGCGTATACAAAACTAGAAAAAGAGAGAACGAGAAGAAACAGTttcgtggaataaaaaaaatcgCGGTGTAATAGGAACATAAAGAGAAGCTCATCGTCCATCAGGGAAACTTGATCTCAACTCCACACGACGCGTGCAAGTTACGATATATCTTTAAAGAGAAGATGAACTAATTAGAAGAAGAATTCTCTATATAATTGATTTTTAACCGCGTCAGATTAACGATGTCTCAaattgtaatgtctgaccatttatatatatatatgtatgtatatacatacatacatatatatatatatatgtacacaGCACACACACCCCCCCACACCCACACCCACACCCACACCCACACACATACGCGCGCGCTTAAAGTTTACGATTACGATAATACGACGGACAAAAATATCGGTTGGCTGAGAGAGAAAACTCTGCTCGTCGTCAGCAAAAACGAGTGAAACCCGTCAACGCACTCTTAGAGTGGTGCACGCTTGAAGACGTAGAGGTCAAAAGTATTTGCATAACCTTCCCGTGTCACACAAGAATAGTTTTAAACGAATCCCCCTTACGCAACATCTTCGTTGTTACACGGTAAAATATACAAAGTGTTTCATAAAATCCAGGCATCGTTTAAAAAGTAatctcaaactagaaaaataaagaCGAAAGTCGTCCAATGGTTCGTCCTATTCCTTTCAACTTTACCATCCTACCTGTTGTACTTGGGATAAGAGGAAAATTCAAGAGAGAGAACACACTATTTCCAACAATAGAAGGAATCGAAACGATTCATTCAGCACTATGAAAGTGCCTTGGAACAATTAATAAGATACTAAAGTCAGTATGAAATATTAGTTACAAGTACCCGAATAGAAGGAGGTATTTTACCTCTCAGCTTGAAAACAGAGTTCCTAAAAGCAAAACCAACGGTGTATCTGTGAAACAAGATGAAATAGGACAAGTCTTGTTCATTATTTTTGTACACAGAACTCTGTCCCAaaattatgcccacattttatgAAACACACTACTGCGTACAACCGAATAGATTTTCATCgcttatttattttcttcgcgCTGGACTATTCTACTTGttcttctccaatttttttttctctcgtagCCATGTTGCGTTGCGAGGTCTAGTGTAAAATATACTTGCATAAAACAATGACCTATTTCATACTCGCTAACTACTAAGCAGCAGTTCAATCACGACGATGGAAGAAATTGTACATTATTTCGCGTCATGAATCGTACTCGACGGTTTCGTTCCTTACActgatataaaatatattttaggaTATACGATATGATGTTTTACGCATTACgagttgtttttttgtttttttgtttttttttcatctCATTTGGTAATTATAACCCGATTTTATGGTTAAAGCAACGTTTACCGAAACTCTCGATCCACGGTATGGTATACGGAAGAAAGGAGCGTTTTTGATATTCAACGGGCACGTCGTGATTAGTCTGCGTTTACTtgtaattataagcatttttacttacgacttttacttaaaGAGTGTGTGATACACCGTAGGTAATAGAGTATAAAATGTAATCCGTAGAAAAAATGATCGGTGTGACTACGCGAATATGCCATAGCAATTAGAAAACACTTTACGTAAGAATAGCCAGTGCAAATTGTACATGCATTCgtatttaacaaaaaatgaacGCATGCGAGTTAAGTTTTTAAACCTAGGCTATTTCACTTCGACACACATTTTTCTATGAATTTTTCACCGTTTAGTATCCCTGGTGTATTACCGTTAATTAGACACGAGTATATCCGAAATTTCGGTACTTATTCTTATCGAGCAGCAAGATTTATTACATCCTTCGGTGAGTACTATCATCGATGATATATCGAATAGGAAAACACAGCAGgtaatctgtccaagaagaatatatTGCGTTTCAACGAGCAATATAGTACGCCGCATTATTTTCAAACATCAGAGTATAAATAAGAATTGGTAGAAATTTTCAGATCGCGTCGTAGATTTTACGAACCCCGTCTACGATGGATTAATTAAATAACTCACGCAAATCGTTTACTATATTGCGCGCAATTTCGAATCCGCCTGAATTTATTATCACACTGTTCACCTAGATTAACGAACATAACTTGGAAAAAAAAATATGCATAGTTTTATCGAAACGTCGTATTGCATATTGTATATACATAATTATATACAATGGGAAAATCATCGTCCATGATCTTCGCAACGTGATGATTTTTGTAAGGTATGCACCTGGTCGAAACGTAAAGAATTTTTACTTGATTCCAGAGCTACTATTGATATTTCACCAAATTGGTATTGTGCATGTGGCTGTAAGAATTCTTTATGAATAAAGATTGTTGTAGAAATCTGCGCGTTGCAGTTATTTGGAACCTCTTTAGTCGCAAGTACGCAAAACTATCACTAAGAAGAAATATATTACCTTTATTCGAAGAATGTATTACAAAAAATAGTTGGCacatataaaatacaaattgtATAGAAACAGACACGAAACAACGTTACACAATCCCTGTTAATATTTGAGCACAGTACGCAAGCTACAAGGGGGGAAAATGAGACTTTTACaaagaaataatattaatattttacgttaCTTTGAATTGCTTTGTTAACAACTTACCAGTTTCCCGAGTGTAACAAGTCAAATCCATCGTTAATCCTATGGAATGGAAGAGTGTGTGTAACGAATTCATCAAGAATCAATGTTTTTGACATGTACTCGTCTACTAATTTAGGTACGCTTTCCTTGGATTTCCAACCGCCAAATGCGGTTCCCTTCCAAACTCGTCCCGTCACCAGCTGGAACGGACGAGTACTAATTTCTTGACCTGCTGCAGCTACACCCACTATAACGGACATACCCCATCCTTTATGACAGGATTCCAACGCAGCTCTCTAAACGTAAAACATTATATTCCACGAATGAAACGTTTTTCTAATGGTTTATAATTCAGATAACCATATCATCTTTTAAGAGAACACAAAACTTACCATAGTTTTTACATTACCCACACATTCGAAAGTATAATCTAGTCCACCATCcgttaattctattaaaacttgttgaacgggtttgTCGTAATCCTTAGGATTAACAAACTCTGTGCATCCAAATACTCGAGCTATAAAAAAATGGTAAATACCGTTTATAGACAATGTTCTTTGAACGTGGCCACTACCCTATGTATACATACATAGAGTAGTGGCCACGTAAATGAGCAAGCACGGGACCGGCTTCGGTCATTTATGCGAGCATGGTTAGTTGTCAGAATTGaacggagataaggaaagaggataagtacgagtgagatacaatagctggcacccgaaaccatatatacaatgtatcgataatgaCCGGCGTCAAGTTTCACTCGACACGCTCGAGGTAAATCGACGAAGAATCGACGAGGATCATACCACTGTATAGCCTAATTTTACCTTGCTGAAATTTACTTGGGTTAACATCTATTCCAATAATACGCTTAGCACCAGCTTTCTTACAACCGAATGCAACTGCTAGCCCGACCGCGCCCAGTCCCCATATAGCACAAGTGCTTCCAGGTTCTACTTTAGCGGTATTAAGGGCAGCACCATACCCCGTCGGTACTCCGCATCCCAGCAAGCATACTTTATCAAATGGTGCAACAGGATTGATCTGAAATCACGAATGCATATACTTTGACAGGTTTTATAGACGcgtgcacacacacacacacatataaaGCGAAAGTACCTTTGCAAGAGAAATATCTGCCACCACGGTATATTCAGAGAAAGTAGAACAACCCATGAAGTGGGCAATCGTTTGGCCTTTACAAGTAAACCTGGAAGTACCATCCGGCATTACCCCCTTCCCTTGCGTTTCACGAATTTTGCTACACAAATTTGTCTTGGGAGATTTACAGAATTTACAATCCTTGCATTGAGGAATGTATAATGGGATTACATGGTCACCTGTAAATAGAAACGAATAAACACTTTCGATAATACTTGTTCGGCAACAGACTTGTGCTCGAGCAGTCCCTACAGGACTGAACTTTgctcgaataaaaaataaaattatcgagTAAAAGATCATAAAAGTTGATCATTTTCCAGTCGACAATTTTCATCCGAAGAAAAATGTGATAACCAAGAGTCTATTGTAACAGGTAGTACAATATACCAGGTTGAAATTCGGTGACTCCTTCTCCGATACTTTCAACGATACCACTGCCTTCGTGACCAAGAATACATGGAAAGATTCCTTCTGGATCCAACCCATTTAAGGTATAAGCATCGGTATGACACAAAGCAACAGCAACAATTCTTATTCTTACTTCGTGAGCCTTTGGTGGTGCAACTTGAACCTCTTCAAGCGACAAAGGTTGTTTTTCTTTCCATGCTACAGCAGCTTTGCAATAAACTACCTAGAATGCACAAAATTATAGTTAAATATTATGTAACCATATAATTCATTACGCAGGTACATAATCTTTATCATTGATTTTGCTGTGCAATTCTTATTATAGGATGAAAGTAACGTAATTCCTAGCAACTCGAAGATGACCTAAACGTAATCAACTTCTTATCTACATACTAAATAATTGCGATAAAAGTGATGACGACCAAACGGAAAAATGTATTACATATTCACATATTAAGGAAATTTACGATGAAATAAAGAAACTAATACCTTTCCAGCAGTGTCCGACATGATTAAACGTCAAGAATAGTTAATCCGCGATGTAAAACAAAGTACCTACAACTCTAAATGTCCAATTTGATTACGGATAATGTTTCTCTTGTTTCACGTCGGCAGCCGGACACAATATAATTGTGATGAACCAATGAACTCCAGCCACGGGTTACGATTTATGATCGCGTGTTACAAACAACGCTAAAACGGAAACGCCGAGAATCTTCGATTTAGAAGCGCATTTCTATTACATTTGTATTTCTACTTCGTTTCTATGCTAGTATCACGTGCAAATATCACAGATTGTATTCGCTACCATCGCAGTGCTAAATCCAGTGTTATCGACTCTTATGGATTCGAAGTAATAACCTTAGAAAATATTCAAGAATAAAGTATAGGTTTAAGTGACCGTTTAGTCTATAGCTCATTACTAACTTTTGCATAGGTTTTGTCTCAGATAAATATTCGAATTCCTCGCTATAGGAAGAAtggttggggcgaggctagAGGCGGGTTTCCATTCGCAACAACCGTCACGTGGTGAgatctgggtaatattatttaccatTCAATTGATAATCGAATCACTCTTAGCCGGGTAATGGAATTatgaattaaaaactaaataatattagcaaattggctgcgaaccCTGTCGCGTAGGTCATCATTAGCTTCTTTACTACCTGGAAATCGTAATTTCTGTCGTCCCCAGGTCTGATTCTCATAGTCGATACTATGCAGTCATATTCCATCGTGAATCCACAACGCTGGACTTGACACCGATACGGTAAAAAGATAGTAGAGTGTCGTCACAGAGTACATGTAGAATAGAGTATATCTTAAGTATAGTCGAAATTCGAAAGAGTGCTACATTGGAATTCTAACAATAGATATAAACATTTCAGTCCTTATCCCTTTTACACTTTACCTTTTACGGGTAGGTCTGCGGGCTCGGCCAGAGGGTTGGGTTCGAGGGTTGGGCCCGGTGGTTGGGCTCGAGGGTGTGGCCCGGGGGTTTGGCCCGAAGGTTGGGTCCGGGGGTACGGCCCGGGGGTTTGGCCAGAAGGTTGGGTCCGAGGGTTGGGTTCGAGGGTTGGGCCCGAGGGTTTGGCCCGGGGGTTGGGCCCGGGGGTTCGGCCCTAGGGTTGGGTCCTATGGGTTCGGTCTGCGTTGGGTCCAATGGGTTCGGTCTGCGTTGGGTCCTGTGGTTATGTCAGGATTGGGTcctgcggttaggtctggtttgggtcctgcggtcaggtctggtttgggtcctgcggttaggtctggtttgggtcctgcggtcaggtctggtttgggtcctgcggtgaggtctggtttgggtcctgcggttaggtctggtttgggtcctgcggttaggtctggattgggtcctGGGGTTAGGGCTGGATTGGGTCCTGTGGTTAGGGCTGGATTGGGTCCTGTAGTTCGGTCTGATTTGGGCCCTATGGTTCGGTCTGATTTGGGCCctgtggttaggtctggtttgggtcctacggttaggtctggttagggtcctacggttaggtctggattgggtcctacggttaggtctggttagggtccTGCGGTTCGGTCTAGTTTGGGCCctgtggttaggtctggtttgggccctgtggttaggtctggtttgggccctgtggttaggtctggtttgggccctgtggttaggtctggattgggccCTGTGGTTCGGTCTGgttagggtcctacggttaggtctggattgggtcctacggttaggtctggttagggtcctacggttgggtctggttagggtcctacggttgggtctggttagggtcctacggttgggtctggttagggtcctacggttgggtctggttagggtccaacggttaggtctggttagggtcctacggttaggtctggttagggtcctacggttaggtctggttagggtcctacggttaggtctggattgggtcctacggttaggtctggttagggtcctacggttaggtctggttagggtcctacggttaggtctggttagggtcctacggttaggtctggttagggtcctacggttaggtctggttagggtcctacggttaggtctggttagggtcctacggttaggtctggttagggtcctacggttaggtctggttagggtcctacggttaggtctggttagggtcctacggttaggtctggttagggtcctacggttaggtctggttagggtcctacggttaggtctggttagggtcctacggttaggtctggttagggtcctacggttaggtctggttagggtcctacggttaggtctggttagggtcctacggttaggtctggttagggtcctacggttaggtctggttagggtcctacggttaggtctggttagggtcctacggttaggtctggttagggtcctacggttaggtctggttagggtcctacggttaggtctggttagggtcctacggttaggtctggttagggtcctacggttaggtctggttagggtcctacggttaggtctggttagggtcctacggttaggtctggttagggtcctacggttaggtctggttagggtcctacggttaggtctggttagggtcctacggttaggtctggttagggtcctacggttaggtctggttagggtcctacggttaggtctggttagggtcctacggttaggtctggttagggtcctacggttaggtctggttagggtcctacggttaggtctggttagggtcctacggttaggtctggttagggtcctacggttaggtctggttagggtcctacggttaggtctggttagggtcctacggttaggtctggttagggtcctacggttaggtctggttagggtcctacggttaggt of the Colletes latitarsis isolate SP2378_abdomen chromosome 9, iyColLati1, whole genome shotgun sequence genome contains:
- the Fdh gene encoding alcohol dehydrogenase class-3 Fdh; translation: MSDTAGKVVYCKAAVAWKEKQPLSLEEVQVAPPKAHEVRIRIVAVALCHTDAYTLNGLDPEGIFPCILGHEGSGIVESIGEGVTEFQPGDHVIPLYIPQCKDCKFCKSPKTNLCSKIRETQGKGVMPDGTSRFTCKGQTIAHFMGCSTFSEYTVVADISLAKINPVAPFDKVCLLGCGVPTGYGAALNTAKVEPGSTCAIWGLGAVGLAVAFGCKKAGAKRIIGIDVNPSKFQQARVFGCTEFVNPKDYDKPVQQVLIELTDGGLDYTFECVGNVKTMRAALESCHKGWGMSVIVGVAAAGQEISTRPFQLVTGRVWKGTAFGGWKSKESVPKLVDEYMSKTLILDEFVTHTLPFHRINDGFDLLHSGNCLRTVLKY